The following coding sequences lie in one Panicum virgatum strain AP13 chromosome 6N, P.virgatum_v5, whole genome shotgun sequence genomic window:
- the LOC120679703 gene encoding traB domain-containing protein-like isoform X1, translating into MAAGPTPSATAASFRPPIPPPPPCFDYRAAVLADTRAAAAAAGNPALAALVESGALVRVPRRRFGPVPAWRPPDFVEPEEVWILGTSHLSPESVADVERVLRAVQPDNVVVELCRSRAGIMYVSTDASDEPLLKSNMFSLGGAKFFGAVNRSINLGGQSALALRLLLAVFSSKISSGANRPFGEEFRAARKVSEDIGAQLVLGDRPIEITLERAWKSLTWDQKTKLVISLFRGITSTTDTPQDEKTAVSPYELYQKLSTSYPSLLQPLIHERDMFLAWSLKRSKAVNKSKTVVGVVGKGHMNGIVYALISDQGDLRFRDLVGRASSDTWVSSLIKGLVRDTIIGLALWALYEQLQDYR; encoded by the exons ATGGCAGCGGGGCCGACCCCATCCGCCACGGCCGCGTCGTTCCGGCCgccgatcccgccgccgccgccgtgcttcgACTACCGCGCGGCCGTGCTCGCCgacacgcgcgccgccgcggcggcggcgggcaaccCGGCGCTGGCCGCGCTGGTCGAGTCCGGCGCGCTCGTGCgcgtcccgcggcggcggttcgGCCCGGTCCCGGCGTGGCGCCCGCCGGACTTCGTGGAGCCCGAGGAGGTCTGGATCCTCGGCACGTCGCACCTCTCCCCGGAGTCCGTCGCCGACGTCGAGCGCGTCCTCCGCGCCGTCCAGCCCGACAACGTCGTCGTCGAGCTCTGCCGGAGCAG AGCTGGGATTATGTACGTGTCCACCGATGCTTCCGACGAGCCGCTCTTGAAGTCCAACATGTTCTCTCTCGGCGGCGCCAAGTTCTTCGGTGCAGTCAACCGAAGCATCAACCTCG GTGGGCAGAGTGCTCTTGCTCTGCGTTTGCTCCTCGCCGTTTTCTCTTCAAAGATTTCTTCCGGCGCGAACCGGCCGTTCGGAGAGGAG TTTCGAGCAGCTAGGAAGGTGTCTGAAGACATCGGTGCTCAGCTTGTTCTTGGGGATCGCCCGATTGAAATAACT CTTGAACGAGCATGGAAATCTCTCACCTGGGATCAGAAAACAAAGCTAGTAATCTCATTGTTTCGTGGTATTACTTCGACAACTGACACGCCA CAGGATGAGAAAACTGCGGTCAGCCCATACGAGTTGTACCAGAAACTGAGCACATCATATCCCTCGCTGTTGCAACCTCTCATACATGAACGCGACATG TTCCTTGCATGGTCACTGAAGAGGAGCAAAGCTGTGAACAAGAGCAAAACTGTTGTCGGAGTCGTAGGGAAGGGGCACATGAATGGTATAGTGTACGCGTTGATCTCTGACCAGGGGGACTTGAGGTTCCGCGACCTTGTTGGCAGAGCATCATCTGACACCTGGGTCAGCTCACTCATCAAGGGCCTGGTCAGGGACACAATAATAGGATTGGCTCTCTGGGCTTTGTATGAACAGCTGCAGGACTATAGATAG
- the LOC120679160 gene encoding dehydration-responsive element-binding protein 1J-like has product MEHVKSATQEPPPEEESGRAGESRSRPSPPKRPAGRTKFQETRHPVFRGVRRRGRAGRWVCEVRVPGSRGDRLWVGTFDTAEAAARAHDAAMLALCGADASLNFADSAWLLHVPRAVSAAAELPPLADVQRAATEAVAGFLRRHGGDAPAVDAAPQHNAASSSSTPAVEAPPAARSALDNGSLLELDVFGGMDAGSYYASLAQGLLIDPPPTAADCPEDDEDCDAGEVELWS; this is encoded by the coding sequence ATGGAGCACGTCAAGAGCGCCACCCAGGAGCCTCCTCCGGAGGAGGAGAGCGGCAGGGCGGGCGAGAGCCGGAGCCGGCCGTCCCCGCCGAAGCGCCCCGCGGGGCGGACCAAGTTCCAGGAGACGCGGCACCCGGTGTTCcgcggggtgcggcggcgcgggcgcgcggggcggtggGTGTGCGAGGTGCGCGTGCCGGGCAGCCGCGGGGATCGCCTCTGGGTGGGCACGTTCGACACCGCtgaggccgccgcgcgcgcgcacgacgCCGCCATGCTCGCGCTCTGCGGCGCCGACGCCAGCCTCAACTTCGCCGACTCCGCCTGGCTGCTCCACGTCCCGCGCGccgtcagcgccgccgcggagctgccGCCGCTGGCAGACGTCCAGCGCGCCGCCACCGAGGCCGTCGCGGGGTTCTTGCGGCGCCACGGCGGGGACGCGCCGGCGGTGGACGCCGCTCCGCAGCACAATgccgcctcgtcgtcctcgacgCCGGCTGTTGAAGCGCCGCCGGCGGCTAGGTCGGCGCTGGAcaacggcagcttgctcgagcTGGACGTGTTCGGCGGCATGGACGCCGGATCCTACTACGCGAGCCTGGCGCAGGGGCTGCTCATCgacccgccgccgaccgccgcggactgcccggaggacgacgaggactgCGACGCCGGAGAAGTGGAGCTGTGGAGCTAG
- the LOC120679703 gene encoding traB domain-containing protein-like isoform X2 has protein sequence MAAGPTPSATAASFRPPIPPPPPCFDYRAAVLADTRAAAAAAGNPALAALVESGALVRVPRRRFGPVPAWRPPDFVEPEEVWILGTSHLSPESVADVERVLRAVQPDNVVVELCRSRAGIMYVSTDASDEPLLKSNMFSLGGAKFFGAVNRSINLGGQSALALRLLLAVFSSKISSGANRPFGEEFRAARKVSEDIGAQLVLGDRPIEITLERAWKSLTWDQKTKLVISLFRGITSTTDTPDEKTAVSPYELYQKLSTSYPSLLQPLIHERDMFLAWSLKRSKAVNKSKTVVGVVGKGHMNGIVYALISDQGDLRFRDLVGRASSDTWVSSLIKGLVRDTIIGLALWALYEQLQDYR, from the exons ATGGCAGCGGGGCCGACCCCATCCGCCACGGCCGCGTCGTTCCGGCCgccgatcccgccgccgccgccgtgcttcgACTACCGCGCGGCCGTGCTCGCCgacacgcgcgccgccgcggcggcggcgggcaaccCGGCGCTGGCCGCGCTGGTCGAGTCCGGCGCGCTCGTGCgcgtcccgcggcggcggttcgGCCCGGTCCCGGCGTGGCGCCCGCCGGACTTCGTGGAGCCCGAGGAGGTCTGGATCCTCGGCACGTCGCACCTCTCCCCGGAGTCCGTCGCCGACGTCGAGCGCGTCCTCCGCGCCGTCCAGCCCGACAACGTCGTCGTCGAGCTCTGCCGGAGCAG AGCTGGGATTATGTACGTGTCCACCGATGCTTCCGACGAGCCGCTCTTGAAGTCCAACATGTTCTCTCTCGGCGGCGCCAAGTTCTTCGGTGCAGTCAACCGAAGCATCAACCTCG GTGGGCAGAGTGCTCTTGCTCTGCGTTTGCTCCTCGCCGTTTTCTCTTCAAAGATTTCTTCCGGCGCGAACCGGCCGTTCGGAGAGGAG TTTCGAGCAGCTAGGAAGGTGTCTGAAGACATCGGTGCTCAGCTTGTTCTTGGGGATCGCCCGATTGAAATAACT CTTGAACGAGCATGGAAATCTCTCACCTGGGATCAGAAAACAAAGCTAGTAATCTCATTGTTTCGTGGTATTACTTCGACAACTGACACGCCA GATGAGAAAACTGCGGTCAGCCCATACGAGTTGTACCAGAAACTGAGCACATCATATCCCTCGCTGTTGCAACCTCTCATACATGAACGCGACATG TTCCTTGCATGGTCACTGAAGAGGAGCAAAGCTGTGAACAAGAGCAAAACTGTTGTCGGAGTCGTAGGGAAGGGGCACATGAATGGTATAGTGTACGCGTTGATCTCTGACCAGGGGGACTTGAGGTTCCGCGACCTTGTTGGCAGAGCATCATCTGACACCTGGGTCAGCTCACTCATCAAGGGCCTGGTCAGGGACACAATAATAGGATTGGCTCTCTGGGCTTTGTATGAACAGCTGCAGGACTATAGATAG
- the LOC120680225 gene encoding dehydration-responsive element-binding protein 1A-like: MCQIKQEPSSCESVSSSVASTSTPSPAATPNKRPAGRTKFRETRHPVFRGVRRSGRAGGRCRWVCEVRVPGRRGCRLWLGTYGAAEAAARAHDAAARRLNDDDASSAKSDDVTASPFELDDVLSDMGAGLYYASMAQGLLMDPPASDASCCDDVDCDDAAVPLWAY, translated from the coding sequence ATGTGCCAGATCAAGCAGGAGCCGAGCTCCTGCGAGTCGGTGAGCTCCTCCGTCGCGTCGACCTCGACGCCGTCCCCAGCGGCCACGCCCAATAAGCGCCCCGCGGGGCGGACCAAGTTCCGGGAGACGCGGCACCCGGTGTTCCGCGGCGTGCGCCGGAGCGGCCGCGCGGGGGGCCGGTGCCGGTGGGTGTGCGAGGTCCGCGTGCCGGGCCGCCGCGGCTGCAGGCTCTGGCTCGGCACCTACGGcgccgcggaggccgccgcgcgcgcgcacgatGCCGCCGCGAGACGCCTCAACGACGACGACGCATCCTCCGCCAAGAGCGACGACGTGACGGCCTCGCCGTTCGAGTTGGACGACGTGCTCAGCGACATGGGCGCGGGCCTGTACTACGCGAGCATGGCGCAGGGGCTGCTCATGGACCCGCCGGCGTCGGACGCGTCGTGCTGCGACGACGTCGACTGTGACGACGCTGCCGTGCCGCTCTGGGCGTACTGA